The Solibacillus sp. FSL W7-1464 genome contains a region encoding:
- a CDS encoding PadR family transcriptional regulator, whose amino-acid sequence MKNNDQLTESMFHIMAALTTPQHGYAIMSLIEKTSNGTISIGPASMYTIIKKLIQNEWIYLYDDSDSRRKVYLLTQKGRTVLTEDLKIRKLMIQLAEKGLEEEA is encoded by the coding sequence GTGAAAAACAATGATCAATTGACCGAATCCATGTTTCATATTATGGCCGCATTAACAACACCTCAACACGGGTACGCAATTATGAGTTTAATTGAAAAAACATCAAACGGCACTATTTCTATCGGACCGGCTTCCATGTATACGATTATAAAAAAGCTTATACAAAATGAATGGATTTATTTGTACGATGATTCAGATTCAAGGCGCAAAGTGTACTTATTGACACAAAAAGGCAGGACTGTATTAACAGAAGATTTAAAAATTCGAAAGCTGATGATTCAGTTAGCTGAAAAAGGACTGGAGGAAGAAGCATGA
- a CDS encoding cation:proton antiporter — MFILQIVIVLLATKLAGHLAARIGQPSVLGKIIVGIILGPALLGWVHDTELLTVFSQIGVLLLMFLAGLETDLQEMNRNKKAAIYVALGGILLPIILGYAGSQYYGLSVGESIFIGLLLSATSVSISVQALRELGWLNSKEGSTLLGAAVLDDIVVVILIAIAMSFFAGSDTNIGILIGKKVLFFAILIVLAKWFIPHFIRLFKKFRVTESILSAGLIICFGLSYFAEFLGIAGIIGAFFAGIAIAQTEYKEEIEHKVEPIAYGIFVPFFFVSIGLAVSFDGIGDQIGFIIVFSIIAVVSKFIGSGLGAKLAGFNTKSSMGVGAGMVSRGEVALILAAMGLEGGLLPGNYYTSIIIVIIVTTIVTPPLLKAIFGKRIVV; from the coding sequence ATGTTTATTTTACAAATTGTAATAGTGTTATTAGCTACAAAACTTGCTGGCCATCTTGCAGCGAGAATCGGGCAACCATCTGTATTAGGAAAAATAATTGTTGGTATCATTCTTGGTCCGGCACTGCTTGGTTGGGTTCACGATACTGAACTTTTAACTGTATTCAGTCAAATAGGTGTTCTACTGTTAATGTTTTTAGCGGGTCTAGAAACTGATCTGCAGGAAATGAACAGAAACAAAAAGGCGGCAATCTATGTTGCTTTAGGTGGTATTCTGCTGCCAATCATTTTAGGTTATGCAGGTTCACAATATTACGGATTGTCTGTAGGAGAATCCATTTTTATTGGGTTATTACTTTCTGCTACATCTGTCAGTATATCGGTACAGGCTTTAAGAGAGCTTGGCTGGCTGAATAGTAAGGAAGGTTCAACTTTACTCGGGGCTGCGGTATTGGATGATATTGTAGTCGTTATTTTAATCGCGATTGCAATGAGTTTCTTTGCCGGTTCGGACACGAATATCGGTATATTAATCGGTAAGAAAGTTTTATTCTTCGCGATATTGATTGTGCTTGCAAAATGGTTTATTCCACACTTTATAAGACTATTCAAGAAGTTTAGAGTGACTGAATCAATATTGAGTGCGGGTTTGATTATATGTTTTGGTTTGTCATATTTTGCGGAATTCCTAGGTATAGCAGGTATTATCGGTGCGTTCTTTGCGGGGATTGCGATTGCACAAACAGAATATAAAGAAGAAATCGAACATAAAGTTGAGCCGATTGCCTACGGGATTTTTGTTCCGTTCTTCTTTGTCAGCATCGGATTAGCAGTTTCATTCGATGGAATTGGTGATCAAATCGGGTTTATTATCGTATTTTCAATAATTGCGGTTGTATCCAAGTTTATTGGATCAGGACTAGGTGCTAAATTAGCTGGATTCAATACGAAATCATCGATGGGCGTCGGTGCTGGGATGGTTTCGCGAGGCGAGGTTGCACTAATATTAGCTGCAATGGGACTTGAAGGAGGACTTCTCCCGGGTAATTATTATACATCGATCATTATCGTAATTATCGTAACGACAATCGTGACACCGCCTCTGTTAAAAGCGATTTTCGGGAAGAGAATCGTCGTATAA
- the pepF gene encoding oligoendopeptidase F, which produces MSMLNRSDIPVEETWNLEDLFATEQAYTAAIEEVRQLVEETAAKLAGTITDVQGAINAIEATEKIQEKMVVIGTYASLSHSVDQTNTDNQMRAASFGSFAAKLATTLSFVKSDLLALDEAVLKEAQTVKPEYANFIDKLLVQKPHQLHPEAEKALAAFGATFNAPYELYNTTKLVDMQFPDFEVGGESFPLSYNLFEGDWELETDTDKRRAAFEAFSKKLRDYQHTTAKTYNTHLAIEKTEADLRGYDNIFDSLLESQQVDRSMYNRQIDLIMNELAPHMRRYAKLLQKTHQLDKMTFADLKISLDPSYEPTITVEESRQYMKDGLSIMGDHYTNMIDRSFDERWIDFAQNAGKSTGAFCSSPYGVHPYVLISWTSRMNEVFVLAHELGHAGHFYLANDAQNIFNARPSLYFIEAPSTMNEMLMANHLLKNSTDARFKRWVISTIISRTYYHNFVTHLLEAAYQRKVYEIIDAGGSVNAPKLNELKREVLEQFWGDAVEVTEGAELTWMRQPHYYMGLYPYTYSAGLTISTQVSQRILNGDEAAVEQWIDVLKSGGTKTPVELAQMAGVDITTEQPLRDTIAFIGDLITQLEQLTAELQTV; this is translated from the coding sequence ATGTCAATGTTGAATCGTAGTGATATACCGGTTGAAGAAACTTGGAATTTGGAAGATCTATTTGCTACAGAACAAGCCTACACTGCGGCAATCGAAGAAGTAAGACAACTTGTTGAGGAAACTGCAGCTAAACTTGCAGGGACAATTACTGATGTACAAGGCGCGATTAACGCAATTGAAGCAACAGAAAAAATTCAGGAGAAAATGGTTGTGATCGGCACCTATGCTAGCCTTTCACATAGTGTTGACCAAACGAACACCGACAATCAGATGCGTGCAGCAAGCTTCGGTTCTTTCGCTGCAAAACTTGCAACAACGTTATCATTTGTAAAAAGTGATTTACTAGCATTGGACGAAGCTGTTTTAAAAGAAGCGCAAACAGTAAAACCGGAATACGCCAATTTTATTGATAAACTGCTCGTACAGAAACCGCACCAGTTACATCCTGAAGCGGAAAAAGCGCTGGCAGCATTCGGGGCCACATTCAACGCGCCATATGAACTGTACAATACGACAAAATTGGTAGATATGCAGTTCCCTGACTTTGAAGTAGGTGGTGAATCATTCCCACTTAGCTACAACTTGTTTGAAGGCGACTGGGAGCTTGAAACGGACACGGATAAACGCCGTGCTGCATTTGAAGCCTTTTCAAAAAAACTACGCGACTATCAGCATACGACAGCCAAAACATACAATACACACTTGGCGATTGAAAAAACGGAAGCAGACCTTCGGGGCTACGACAACATTTTTGATTCTTTATTAGAGTCACAGCAAGTGGACCGCTCAATGTATAACCGTCAAATCGATCTAATTATGAATGAGCTTGCACCACATATGCGTCGCTATGCGAAACTGCTGCAAAAAACACATCAGTTGGACAAAATGACGTTTGCAGACCTTAAAATTTCGCTGGACCCATCATATGAGCCAACAATTACGGTGGAAGAATCCCGTCAATATATGAAAGACGGATTATCGATTATGGGTGACCATTATACGAACATGATCGACCGTTCTTTTGACGAGCGATGGATTGATTTTGCACAAAATGCAGGAAAATCAACTGGCGCATTCTGTTCAAGTCCATATGGTGTGCACCCGTATGTATTGATTTCATGGACGAGCCGAATGAATGAAGTATTCGTTTTAGCCCATGAACTTGGTCATGCAGGTCATTTCTACTTGGCAAATGATGCGCAAAACATTTTCAATGCCAGACCATCACTTTACTTCATTGAAGCGCCATCAACAATGAATGAAATGCTTATGGCAAACCATTTATTAAAAAATTCTACAGATGCGCGCTTTAAACGTTGGGTCATCTCAACAATCATCAGCCGTACGTACTACCATAATTTCGTAACTCATTTACTTGAGGCAGCTTACCAGCGTAAAGTATACGAAATTATCGATGCAGGCGGAAGCGTCAACGCACCGAAACTGAATGAATTAAAACGTGAAGTGCTTGAACAATTCTGGGGAGATGCCGTTGAAGTAACTGAAGGTGCAGAATTGACTTGGATGCGTCAGCCTCATTACTATATGGGCTTATATCCATATACGTATTCTGCAGGATTAACAATTTCAACACAAGTTTCACAACGCATTTTAAACGGTGACGAAGCAGCTGTCGAACAATGGATTGATGTATTAAAATCAGGTGGTACGAAAACACCTGTTGAACTAGCTCAAATGGCAGGTGTCGACATTACGACCGAACAGCCATTACGTGACACAATTGCATTTATCGGAGATTTAATTACACAATTGGAACAACTGACTGCAGAGCTTCAAACAGTTTAA
- a CDS encoding DUF47 domain-containing protein produces MFNSKKPDPFFEGLLNIAKNVQQGANYAKESTITTVSELKQIQIKMKSYETAGDKLIHELIVKLNDSFMTPIEREDILSLAIKLDDILDGIENTIAHFEMYSFTEVNQYMRDFVDYIAKSCDEAVKAMELLNKKDLIGMRQHAILIKDYERECDEIFRKSITELFQTEKDPIRLIIFKDLYEQLEEIADYCQNVANTIESIIMRNA; encoded by the coding sequence ATGTTTAACTCTAAAAAGCCGGATCCATTTTTTGAAGGATTATTAAATATTGCAAAAAATGTACAACAAGGTGCCAACTATGCAAAAGAATCGACAATTACAACAGTATCAGAACTAAAACAAATTCAAATTAAAATGAAGTCCTATGAAACAGCAGGGGACAAGCTGATCCATGAATTGATCGTGAAATTAAACGATTCCTTTATGACGCCTATTGAGCGTGAAGATATTTTATCATTAGCCATCAAACTGGACGATATTCTGGATGGCATTGAAAATACAATTGCCCACTTTGAAATGTATTCATTTACAGAAGTGAATCAGTACATGCGTGACTTCGTAGACTATATTGCCAAATCATGTGATGAAGCAGTAAAGGCTATGGAATTATTGAATAAAAAAGATTTAATCGGTATGCGTCAACATGCCATTCTGATCAAAGATTATGAGCGTGAATGTGATGAAATTTTCCGTAAATCCATTACTGAACTATTCCAGACTGAGAAAGATCCGATTCGCCTAATCATCTTTAAAGATTTATATGAGCAGTTAGAAGAAATTGCAGACTACTGCCAAAATGTAGCGAATACAATCGAATCAATTATTATGCGAAATGCATAA
- a CDS encoding inorganic phosphate transporter — protein sequence MDTLLIITVLVVIFALAFDFINGFHDTANAIATSVSTRALKPRVAVLLAAVMNFVGAMTFVGVAKAVASGIVDPFSLNAFEGDTTGSVVILAALCSAITWNLLTWYFGIPSSSSHTLIGSIAGAAVASAGMNILNYEGFFKILQALIISPILALTLGFIVMKLFKFIFHRSPLYGTTKAFRLTQIGTAALQSFTHGTNDAQKAMGIITMALIAANWQSTDEVQDWVRFACALAMGLGTSVGGYKIIKTVGGKIMKIRPVNGVAADLTSASIIFGATVIALPVSTTHVISSAIMGVGAAQRVKGVKWGMARKIVITWFITLPISALMAGLFYFLISLIF from the coding sequence ATGGATACGTTATTAATCATTACCGTACTCGTTGTCATCTTTGCGCTGGCATTCGACTTTATTAACGGTTTCCATGATACAGCGAATGCGATCGCCACATCTGTTTCGACGCGTGCATTAAAACCTCGTGTAGCTGTTCTGTTAGCGGCAGTGATGAACTTCGTAGGTGCGATGACGTTCGTAGGTGTAGCAAAAGCTGTAGCATCTGGAATTGTGGATCCGTTCTCTTTAAACGCATTTGAAGGGGATACAACAGGGTCTGTAGTAATTTTGGCAGCATTATGCTCTGCCATCACGTGGAACTTATTAACTTGGTATTTCGGTATTCCATCAAGTTCTTCCCATACATTAATCGGTTCAATTGCCGGTGCAGCAGTTGCATCTGCAGGTATGAATATTTTAAACTATGAAGGTTTCTTTAAAATTTTACAGGCATTAATTATATCGCCGATTTTAGCATTAACTCTTGGTTTTATCGTAATGAAATTATTTAAATTTATTTTCCACCGCTCGCCGTTATATGGGACAACGAAAGCGTTCCGTTTGACGCAAATCGGTACAGCGGCATTACAATCGTTTACACACGGTACGAACGATGCCCAAAAAGCGATGGGTATTATTACGATGGCTTTAATCGCAGCAAACTGGCAATCAACAGATGAAGTACAGGATTGGGTACGTTTTGCCTGTGCATTGGCGATGGGTCTTGGGACATCGGTAGGCGGATATAAAATTATTAAAACAGTCGGCGGTAAAATTATGAAAATCCGTCCGGTTAACGGGGTAGCGGCTGACTTGACTTCGGCATCCATCATTTTCGGTGCAACAGTCATCGCATTACCGGTTTCGACAACACATGTAATTTCTTCTGCAATTATGGGTGTTGGTGCAGCACAGCGTGTAAAAGGTGTTAAATGGGGAATGGCCCGTAAAATTGTGATTACTTGGTTTATCACATTGCCAATTTCCGCCTTAATGGCCGGATTATTCTACTTCTTAATTAGCCTTATTTTCTAA
- the nhaC gene encoding Na+/H+ antiporter NhaC, translating to MNAKQHVKPHFIEALILILFIIALISYSIMKLGSVPHIPIFIAIIVLMMYGVLRKVPYRIMEQSMIASVSTSISAVYIFLLIGVLISSWLISGTIPTLLYIGLSIISASFFYAVVFIITSIIGTAIGSSLTTVATIGVAMLGVASSIDASLAITAGAIVSGAFFGDKMSPLSDTTNLAATVAGIDLFTHIKNMMYTTIPAFIISLIIYAWISPSSQNMDTELITSFKETLVATNLIHWYAVIPLIVLIVCTIFKLPSLATLAISAISGIVLSYFHSSIPLNELFSILYNGYSMETGVEAIDSLLSRGGMNSMLFTIILIILSLSMGGLLFTLGIIQTLLQVLQNQLKSVGSVITGTALTAIGINVTIGEQYLSLLLTGEAFKEKFKSLQLHPKNLARTIEDAGTVINPLVPWSVCGMFIASTMNVPVTDYLPFAFFCLLSPVITILFGWLNITITKISNS from the coding sequence ATGAATGCAAAACAACATGTAAAACCCCATTTCATTGAAGCTCTTATTTTAATTTTATTTATTATTGCACTCATTTCCTATAGCATTATGAAACTTGGCAGTGTGCCGCATATTCCGATTTTCATAGCCATCATCGTCCTGATGATGTATGGTGTATTGCGAAAAGTACCGTACCGCATTATGGAACAAAGTATGATCGCTTCTGTTTCAACAAGTATCAGCGCAGTTTATATTTTTTTGCTTATCGGTGTATTAATTAGTAGCTGGTTAATAAGCGGTACAATTCCTACATTGCTGTATATTGGTCTATCCATTATTTCCGCGAGCTTTTTTTATGCTGTTGTGTTCATCATTACAAGTATTATCGGTACAGCGATCGGCAGTTCGCTTACTACCGTCGCAACAATTGGTGTTGCGATGCTGGGAGTTGCCAGTTCGATAGATGCTTCACTCGCAATTACAGCAGGAGCGATTGTTTCCGGAGCGTTTTTCGGGGATAAAATGTCCCCGCTGTCCGATACGACAAATTTGGCTGCGACTGTTGCCGGGATTGATTTGTTTACGCATATTAAAAATATGATGTACACAACAATACCCGCATTTATTATTTCACTCATTATCTATGCGTGGATTTCTCCAAGCAGTCAGAATATGGACACTGAGCTTATTACAAGCTTTAAAGAAACATTGGTTGCAACAAATTTAATTCATTGGTATGCGGTCATCCCTCTCATCGTTCTGATTGTGTGCACAATTTTTAAATTGCCGAGCCTAGCTACACTGGCAATTAGTGCTATTTCGGGCATCGTGTTATCGTATTTCCACAGCTCGATCCCATTGAACGAACTGTTTTCGATTTTATATAACGGTTATTCAATGGAGACAGGTGTCGAAGCAATCGATTCATTGCTGTCACGAGGCGGTATGAACAGTATGCTGTTTACGATTATTCTGATTATACTGTCCCTTTCTATGGGCGGATTGCTCTTTACACTCGGCATTATCCAAACATTATTACAGGTGCTTCAAAACCAGTTGAAATCAGTCGGTTCGGTAATTACCGGTACAGCTCTTACAGCAATCGGTATTAACGTAACAATCGGCGAACAGTATTTATCGCTGTTATTAACAGGTGAAGCGTTTAAGGAGAAATTCAAATCACTTCAGCTACATCCGAAAAATCTGGCCCGCACGATTGAGGATGCTGGTACTGTCATCAACCCGCTCGTTCCATGGAGTGTGTGCGGTATGTTCATTGCTTCTACAATGAATGTTCCGGTCACTGATTATTTACCATTCGCTTTCTTTTGTCTGTTAAGTCCAGTCATCACAATTTTATTTGGATGGTTGAATATTACGATTACGAAAATCAGCAATAGTTAA
- a CDS encoding NAD(P)-dependent malic enzyme codes for MDLMKKSLEMHEHFGGKMEIRAKVPVQDKYDLSLAYSPGVAAPCLAIEQNPSTVYDYTMKGNLVAVITDGTAVLGLGDIGPEAALPVMEGKALLLKRFANVDAVPVCLNTKDVDEIVNIVKAISPTYGAINLEDISAPRCFEIEDRLRAECSIPVFHDDQHGTAIVVGAGLINAVKLVKKDVTKMKVVINGAGAAGIAILRILIQMGYTNVVMCDTKGIIYEGRPEGMNPVKEQVAHLSNPEQLRGTLDDALVGADVFIGVSAANILTEKHIKSMAIDPIVFALANPDPEITPENAKKWGVKIIGTGRSDNKNQVNNMLAFPGIFRGALDVRATDINESMKLAAVEAIASLVTEEELNEDFIIPSSMDERVAGVVAKAVGSAAIESGVSELFQPVDLISTSVAI; via the coding sequence ATGGATTTAATGAAAAAGTCGCTTGAAATGCACGAACACTTTGGCGGGAAAATGGAAATTCGTGCAAAAGTTCCGGTACAGGATAAATATGATTTGAGCTTAGCTTATTCTCCGGGTGTTGCAGCTCCTTGCCTTGCGATTGAACAGAATCCTTCAACCGTGTATGACTATACGATGAAAGGGAATTTAGTGGCGGTGATTACAGACGGAACCGCGGTTTTAGGTTTAGGGGATATCGGTCCGGAAGCCGCCTTGCCTGTAATGGAAGGGAAAGCGTTATTATTAAAGCGTTTTGCGAATGTAGATGCTGTACCGGTTTGCTTAAATACTAAAGACGTAGACGAAATTGTCAATATCGTAAAAGCAATTTCACCGACATATGGTGCGATTAACTTGGAAGATATTTCAGCACCGCGCTGTTTTGAAATTGAAGACCGACTGCGTGCTGAATGTTCAATCCCGGTATTTCATGATGATCAGCATGGGACGGCAATTGTCGTTGGGGCGGGTTTAATCAATGCGGTGAAACTCGTGAAAAAAGATGTTACGAAAATGAAAGTTGTCATTAACGGAGCCGGGGCTGCAGGTATTGCGATTCTCCGTATTCTAATTCAGATGGGATACACAAATGTCGTAATGTGTGACACGAAAGGCATTATTTATGAAGGGCGTCCTGAAGGAATGAATCCGGTAAAAGAACAGGTTGCTCATTTATCGAATCCGGAGCAGTTGCGCGGAACTTTAGATGATGCATTAGTAGGGGCGGATGTGTTTATCGGGGTTTCAGCAGCAAATATTTTAACGGAAAAGCATATTAAATCGATGGCTATAGATCCGATTGTCTTTGCATTGGCAAATCCGGATCCTGAAATAACACCGGAAAACGCGAAAAAATGGGGCGTGAAAATTATCGGTACCGGCCGTTCAGACAATAAGAACCAAGTGAATAATATGCTTGCCTTCCCGGGAATTTTCCGTGGTGCACTTGATGTAAGAGCGACAGATATTAATGAATCGATGAAGCTGGCGGCGGTTGAAGCTATTGCATCGCTAGTAACGGAAGAAGAGCTGAATGAAGACTTTATTATTCCAAGCTCGATGGATGAACGTGTGGCAGGTGTGGTTGCGAAAGCGGTTGGATCTGCTGCCATCGAATCAGGGGTATCTGAATTATTCCAGCCAGTAGATCTTATCAGCACTTCGGTAGCCATTTAA
- a CDS encoding DUF2812 domain-containing protein, protein MSRTKYMMSGGLAFSEQKDMEKLRKYSSEGWHVRKFSFLGYTLEQGESADYIYSIDYRTLDNDAEEYFELFKDAGWSLVDSAGDIHLFRAAPHTKPIYTDRDTTIEKYKSQKKPLNLAMLTLVPGTIISWMISLQTTGSIHTLFFSLALLLTVITIPLLWTALTSYGNQWKAENKTGLVLLTKLLPAAAVVIAVYAIVESDLKTVQMLAAAVIGATVFVTFITLFMSLYHRFKVNKA, encoded by the coding sequence ATGAGTAGAACGAAGTATATGATGTCTGGCGGATTAGCTTTTTCAGAACAAAAAGATATGGAGAAACTGCGTAAATATTCTTCTGAAGGGTGGCATGTCCGGAAATTTTCATTTTTAGGCTACACGCTTGAGCAAGGTGAAAGTGCCGATTATATTTACAGTATCGATTATCGTACATTGGATAATGATGCAGAAGAATACTTTGAGCTGTTTAAGGATGCAGGCTGGTCGCTTGTGGATTCCGCCGGCGATATTCATCTGTTCCGTGCCGCACCACATACGAAGCCAATATACACGGACCGTGATACAACAATTGAAAAGTATAAAAGCCAAAAGAAACCACTGAATCTTGCGATGTTGACACTGGTACCAGGTACAATCATATCTTGGATGATTTCTCTCCAAACAACTGGCAGCATACACACGCTCTTCTTTAGTTTAGCCCTTTTACTGACAGTAATTACGATTCCGTTACTGTGGACTGCACTGACTTCATACGGGAACCAATGGAAGGCTGAAAATAAAACGGGGCTTGTTCTCCTTACAAAGCTGCTTCCCGCTGCTGCAGTTGTTATCGCGGTTTATGCAATAGTTGAATCCGACTTAAAAACAGTACAAATGTTAGCCGCTGCTGTCATTGGAGCAACCGTCTTTGTAACGTTCATTACATTGTTTATGTCTCTTTATCACCGGTTTAAAGTAAACAAAGCGTAA
- a CDS encoding phosphoribosylaminoimidazolesuccinocarboxamide synthase, whose product MELMYTGKTKDVFKLENELYLLKFKDDVTGENGVFDPGANTVGLTIDGAGLAGLKLTSFFYSKLNELNVPTHYVEANFDEATMTVKPATVFGKGLEVICRFKAVGSFLRRYGAYATEGQDLDSFVEVTIKDDERLDPPISEDALSMLGILTHEEYAILKQRTIEISKFVAAELEKKGLTLYDIKLEFGRDAKTGEILLIDEISGGNMRAYQGDTYIEPLQLEKIMLAE is encoded by the coding sequence ATGGAATTAATGTATACAGGTAAAACAAAAGATGTATTTAAACTTGAAAACGAGCTATATTTACTGAAATTTAAAGATGATGTAACAGGAGAAAACGGGGTTTTTGACCCAGGCGCAAACACAGTCGGTTTAACAATTGATGGCGCAGGCCTTGCCGGATTGAAACTTACCTCTTTCTTTTATTCGAAATTAAACGAATTGAATGTGCCGACACATTATGTTGAGGCAAATTTTGATGAAGCGACAATGACGGTTAAACCAGCAACTGTTTTCGGGAAAGGTTTGGAAGTTATTTGCCGTTTTAAAGCAGTCGGTTCTTTTTTACGCCGCTATGGTGCTTATGCAACAGAAGGTCAGGATTTGGATTCATTTGTAGAAGTAACTATTAAGGATGATGAACGCCTGGATCCTCCTATTTCAGAAGATGCGCTTTCAATGCTTGGTATTTTGACTCATGAGGAATATGCAATTTTGAAACAGCGCACAATCGAAATTTCAAAGTTTGTTGCAGCAGAGTTGGAGAAAAAAGGATTAACGCTTTATGATATTAAATTGGAATTTGGCCGCGATGCAAAAACAGGTGAAATTTTACTCATTGATGAAATTTCAGGCGGTAATATGCGCGCATACCAAGGTGATACATATATTGAACCATTACAATTAGAAAAGATTATGCTTGCTGAATAA
- a CDS encoding patatin-like phospholipase family protein — protein MMEIGKEWDEMQEVKDCSLILEGGTFRTVFTAGVLDALMEEQIKMPYIAAISAGAINAVSYMSNQPERTMRVLTTYRNDPRYMGMRNFLKEKSLFGLDFAYNIVPNQLDLFDWDAYYNYPGEVEFGLTNAYTGKVEYKSAHTMTKTCDILQATCAIPILFPEIKIDNIPYYDGGLSDSIPIKRAIEKGYNKHLLILTREPGYIKSASKTNQWATKLFQKRYPRLAAAMRHRADMYNETMQYIAQKETEQEAFIFKPDRPIKSFESKVDQMKANYEVGYEQAQKQMRELKAFLGISSN, from the coding sequence ATGATGGAAATAGGGAAAGAGTGGGATGAGATGCAAGAGGTGAAGGATTGTAGTCTAATACTTGAAGGCGGGACATTTCGAACGGTTTTTACAGCAGGTGTTTTAGATGCTCTGATGGAAGAACAAATTAAGATGCCGTATATTGCGGCGATTTCGGCAGGTGCCATCAATGCGGTATCCTATATGTCAAATCAGCCTGAACGGACGATGCGTGTTTTGACAACGTACCGCAATGATCCCCGATATATGGGAATGCGGAATTTTTTGAAGGAAAAAAGCCTGTTCGGATTGGATTTTGCCTATAATATTGTGCCGAATCAGCTTGATTTGTTTGATTGGGACGCCTACTACAACTACCCAGGTGAGGTGGAGTTCGGGCTGACGAATGCATATACCGGAAAAGTGGAGTATAAAAGTGCCCATACTATGACAAAAACATGTGACATACTGCAGGCAACTTGTGCGATTCCTATACTGTTCCCTGAGATTAAAATTGACAATATTCCGTATTATGATGGGGGACTATCCGATTCGATCCCAATCAAACGTGCGATCGAAAAAGGATATAACAAACATCTGCTCATTTTGACGAGGGAACCGGGTTATATAAAAAGTGCATCAAAAACGAATCAGTGGGCAACGAAGCTTTTTCAAAAACGCTACCCGAGACTCGCGGCTGCGATGAGACACCGAGCGGATATGTATAATGAAACAATGCAATATATTGCTCAAAAAGAGACAGAACAGGAAGCATTTATTTTTAAACCGGACCGCCCGATCAAAAGCTTTGAAAGCAAAGTCGATCAAATGAAAGCCAATTATGAGGTCGGCTATGAACAGGCACAAAAGCAGATGCGTGAGTTGAAGGCGTTTTTAGGGATCTCAAGTAACTAG
- a CDS encoding S1C family serine protease, whose protein sequence is MTEKKNTEELTEEEFLELVLEEQEKALAKAREERLNPQPKKPKKQKPFVRIVVWLMALTLAFSTFAMIFNVYSIPAIEFLKVSAQLSNQENIQTYKQSVVTIDTDSGKGTGFAVSNNGYIITNDHVIEDALTITVVFPDDTLYKAEVVGSYEDYDLALLKVDAENLPFLPLARASEFSKNEPVYFIGNPLAFSGIANKGTIIGYTNAADIQPDIIMMDAPVYRGNSGSPVINDNGHVIGVVFATGTREGHGKVGLFIPVENVHALFRAYLK, encoded by the coding sequence ATGACAGAAAAAAAGAATACTGAGGAACTGACAGAAGAAGAATTTTTGGAACTAGTTTTGGAAGAACAGGAAAAGGCGCTTGCAAAAGCACGAGAGGAACGGTTAAACCCACAGCCGAAAAAACCGAAAAAGCAAAAACCGTTTGTTCGGATTGTAGTCTGGCTGATGGCATTAACATTAGCTTTTAGTACGTTTGCTATGATTTTCAATGTGTATTCCATTCCTGCCATCGAATTTTTAAAAGTATCGGCACAACTATCAAATCAGGAAAATATCCAAACATATAAACAATCCGTTGTTACGATTGATACTGACTCCGGAAAAGGAACAGGATTTGCGGTATCGAATAATGGCTACATAATAACAAATGATCATGTAATTGAGGATGCGTTGACGATTACCGTTGTTTTTCCGGATGATACGCTTTATAAAGCTGAGGTTGTAGGATCATATGAAGATTATGATTTGGCACTGTTGAAAGTGGATGCGGAAAACTTGCCGTTCCTGCCACTTGCCCGGGCGAGCGAATTCAGTAAAAATGAACCCGTTTATTTTATCGGAAATCCGCTTGCATTTAGCGGGATCGCCAATAAAGGAACGATTATCGGCTATACGAATGCCGCTGACATTCAGCCGGACATTATTATGATGGACGCACCTGTTTATCGCGGGAACAGTGGCAGCCCGGTCATTAATGATAACGGACACGTAATCGGGGTTGTATTTGCAACCGGAACTCGGGAAGGTCACGGGAAAGTCGGATTATTTATTCCGGTAGAAAATGTGCATGCGCTGTTTCGGGCTTATTTGAAGTAA